The Papaver somniferum cultivar HN1 chromosome 6, ASM357369v1, whole genome shotgun sequence genome segment AAGTCCCACCTCCCATCTCTTGGTGTAGTATCACTGTCACTGACCTTGATGCCGGATGCCAACTCAGCTATGTCAGAGTCCTCAGCCAAccaaagatgcaaaaaaaaaaaaaaacttatatatAAGACATTATATAGATTTGATTTATTTACAGAgatcaagtaaaaaaaaaaaaaaaccaactcacaagagaatatatagtgAAACCAAGAAAATTTCTGATTTGAAGATTCTTTTCTTTCATAGTTTTGATGCCGTCCATCAGGTGTTCGTGAATCAGATAAGGAAATGATAAACagtccatggtttgcaaattctTCACCAAACCAACATATTTGACGTCCAAATTGTATCCCATTGACCCACAAAATAACAAGATGACTAGCATGTAAAGGCAGACAAGGCAGACAACTTCCCCTTCACAGCCTAtcttatcaagtttttccaacaccagCCTTTGAATATCATCTACCCACACCTTTCTTACCCGATCTTTGGGATATGTACTCACTTTACCTGCCGCTGTTTTGAGTGGGAATTGGTTGACCAAGGCAAGTGACTGAGTCAGCTCTACCTCTTCCTTTGAAGTCAGAATATTTCTTCCTCAATATCCTTCAACTCTTGGAATCATAAAAGTAGCAGAAAGCTCACTATCCGTTGACGATATACACTTGTTTCTGGATACCTTGAGTGAATGCTGACTCAAATAATCATGGTTATATGATGAAAATACCTCATCCATCAGCTGGCTGCTCTTACCATCAAACAATTCCATGTCTGCAGTAGATACCCAGTTATAGAATTTCCCAAATGGACTCAAATTCATCATACTAGCCTGCGTTGGAGTAAAACCACCTCTTTCCTTTATATTTGAGAACAAGGTACCTACCCTTAGAAATCCTGCTCTATAATTACCTTTCTGAGTTGCAggtttggttttaggtttaaccGAATaaataaataccaaaaaaaattgcattttacCAAGTTAGAACCACTATTTTTACTGCATAATGGCAtttgcataatctgttatgcacatttttttccATGCATAACCTATAATGCAATACTTCTTAAATTATGTTGCATAACCTATGATGACTTGTTATCCACACCCAGTTGTccgcataacctattatgcattttttttaaagaagcatTATGTGTTTTACAAGCTATTAACTACAAAACTAACAGGTAAATGATCAACATAATTTCATTTACTGATGCATAACAGGAACTCAACGCATCTGGTTCATAGACGACACATTGATGatcgggttcttcttcttcttcttcttcatcttcttcttcttcactttcggATCTTTCAATTTTCatatccttcttcttccttttcacaTCTTGGGATTGTTTGGGTTCACATCTTTTTCTTATCAACAGTTTGCTTGACTGAAACAGACCAAGTCAACAATGAAACAAATCAATCACACTAAAGAAACAATCTATGATGAAACAATATATCACACAAAAAGGAACTCACAAGAAAATCTTACCAGCTTCCTTTGGTGCAGCTTTCTCAAAATCATCtgtatcatcttcatcatccaaaacttcctttggtgcagctttctctgctttcttttttcttttagtaGCTTTATCAGGCTGAATTCTAGATGCACTAGTGTTTGCAATTAATTGCTCCTCAGCTTACCGATCAGAAACTAATAGCAAACAAGAACAAAATCATGCATATTCAGAAAATATCAAGTTATGTTCAGAAAATTGTGATTAAGTTCTGACCAACTTTCTTTTTagtctttgttttcttttctgcTTCAGGCTTAGGTGAACTGGTGATGCCTGATCTTGCAATCTCTGTGACTTCCTTGATGGGGTGGTTGCTTCAGGATCTAGACAGAAAATTGTTATTCATATAAGGTTATGCGGTAACTTTGGTAAACATAACAtgtcatgcatctgcataacaagtcatgcagaTTTATTTTATtctgcattacatgttatttaGATTTTGTTTGTTGCATACACACATGAAGGAATGTAAATACATACccgagactttctttttcttcttgttagcgTCGTGTTTTACGTTGGTTCTAGTCTCCTTTTGTTGCTGGTCACCATCAGTTTTCCCTTTTCCATCTTCTAGGTTATCATCATTAGCAGGTTAAAATGATATTATGCAGTTCAAAACTAGTTGCATAATATGTAATGCAGAAGTAATAATATGGGCATAACCTATAATAATATGTTATACAGAAgtaataatttgttatgcagttcaaaacTTGTTATGATATGCAGGTATTTTTGGTAAGGATAACCTGTCATGCGGCTTCATAAAAAGTTATGCACAtttatctgcataacttgttatgttatGCAAACATGAATAACACATCAACTAGTGATGATGCATACCAGAGACTTCCTTTCTCTTCAGAGCATCATGCTTTTCCTTCATTTTCATCTCCTTCAGTGGTTGTTCACTATcagtttctcctttttcatcttcAAAAGCAACAGTtaaaaatgatgttaaaatcGAAGATTGGGTAAGTTATAAAGCAAAAGAAATTGGGTAAAAATGATCTTAAAATTACCAAACAGTTTTTTTCCAGATTACCGGCTTCTGGTACATCATCGACAATTActacaacaaaaattaaaattaaaaaaaaaaaaactggaaaaaacaaaatcacacactaacaaatgaagaagatgataaatCTCACCTTTCTTTCTGTTTCTTCGACTTGATTTGTTCTTATTCGTCTTTTAGGTCATCCACATCAAGAACAAAAgttaaaatcgaaaaaaaaaatctactgaaTGCATGCTAGAATACCATGATTTAAACTAGTTTTCATACTTGATTTCTTCTCTTTCGACTACTTAAGACACGTTTTTGttggtgtttcatccatttttgatGAACTGAGTTCTAGGGTTAGTAAATTGAAAGTAGTTTCTAGGGttttagagtttgaaattgatttctgtggtTTAATCAACTTCAATCATCATTTTAAAAAATCGATTTCTTTGAATGATTGAGAAATTTTTTCTCTGCGCATCCGTTACGGAGTTTATGGAGGAGGAGAAAAAaactgatgaagaagagaaggaaaaaatggTTGAAAAGTAAATGTTGTGACCGTTCGGGGAGTTATTGAAACTGCTAGAAACCGTTGAAGTGGGTACTATTGTACTTCTGcacgttttaaatatttttctgtagagaaaattaattgtgggcctggcggtaagaatatttttttttgggcctACGCCTAATTTTCTCCAAGTAAAATCCTTTGATTTATCGTCATCCATATCTTGTCCAACTAAATGACGGGTGCTAGATTTCTATCCGCGTCCGGTCCATAACCTTCGTATTTGACATCTACGGGTGGATGGACTGGATAATTGTATTAAAATTTCTTATTAAGAAAgaccaaaagaaaactaaagtAAAAAAGTAATTTAATTATTAACTTTTAACATCCTTACATTATCTAAACTCTTTCCGCCCCTCTGCTAGGAACGAGTAAACCTTAAACTTTCACGGATAAATAATATGAAGTAGATATATATTGCTTATGTAAATTACTAAATCCTTGAAGCTTGGGTAATTCAGAAAATATTCTGCACTTGGCGGGTGCGAGTTTCGAATGAATTTCTAGACCTGCACGCGCCCGAATCCAGTGATTAGTGTATTTTTAAGATTGCACCCATGCCTAATCTAATCTTGAGTTAGAAGGTTGAACAACCATGCACACCCCTAATCAACataacatgaaattgaaagtgtTTGGCTTTTTTTTCTTTGGGGGTGGCTTGAGCTAGAATAAGCTCTTCATTGTCTTGCCCCTCATCTTCATGTATGAAAACCGTCTTGCATGACTTGGTAAACTCAGTGGTGTTATCTTGCACACGAATGCGTAATAACATAATCAAATTTGTTAAATTTGGCATTCGCTTGTATGTATATCTATGACAACAAACCTAATGAAAGTGCATGTTCTTTGGGTGCTCACATGCGTGTGAATGAAAATCATATTTAGAAAAATCTTAATTCAAGAGGTTTTTAGATTTCCCTCTCAAATTAACTAATAGGGTGTTTGGAGACTAGAAGTAGTTTTGTTGTTGCTTATCATAAGAAGTAACTTTTCAACTctacgataaaaaaaaaaaaatcagaaatgaGGTTTGGAACAAATTTGACAAAACGATTCCTATAAAAAAGTAAACATTTTGATAAGCAAAATTTTTCCGCTTTTTTATTTGgatttgttagagcaatgctcggtcgaactcataagcgttgctatctaaatcttgtttgtcaagtttagttataaaaattataagtcttgatttctagtatacttatagttgtgtctcagattaggatagaatgtataattgagctttatacttcacgacgttcatcgataaaagtcgtataactatgtagactttacattatacacattatataattcgagctaagtttaactctcttacatatttctcgaaatatgtgttggtaagctttctctttgaacaagttcatcttttattcttgacgaaagtcaaatgatgatcatgtgaaaatcgcctagtaacatcttacatgatttgtgtgagacagtcatttgatgtacactcggaatgtttcgtattgatcatttgatcacttgaaaatttctttgaagataatagtatgtgtgagacagctatttcaGAAATCGGGGTCTAGCAGGGGTCGATGAAGCGAGATTTTTCGTTCCCTAATTGTTATGGGGGTGAAGTTTATGTGCTTATCCGTTCGTGGATGTTTGTCGCACATGACGTCCAGAGGTAACTTCGTACTAGTTTGTTAGTAAGAGAGCTAACTCCGCAAAGAATATAGAGATGTTTTGAAGTCGCCACCTGATTAAGGGGAATCAGGACCCTTTTTAACTAGTTTGAATTCTTTAGGGAAAACAAAATCTAGTTATGACTTACATATTTATGGTCTACTACCAGAGAGTCTGGGTAAGGAGATTCTAGTACGGGATGGGAAGGTGTTAGGCACCCATCATCCGCCCAATCGTGTAATTGGCCTATACTTTATGATTAAATGGGAATGATATTTTGTCCTTAAAATGTTCTACTCACTTGTGATTTTTGGACTAATGTGCACATGGCCAGGCTAAACAACTAGTTATTCAAAGGTATTGAGAATCTGTCAAAGACTACCTATTGAAGGATTATTGGGTGTAGACTGACAACTAACAATTTAATCGGTAATTTGATGAGTTATTTGCATAATATTCGCGTGCGGAGTCATAATATGAGAGGGGAAGCCACTCTATGCTCATATTTAGATCTTCCCACAGTATGAATTAATTAGATTATACTTCAAAATATGCCATAAAATAAATCATGCAAGAATTGATACGAACAATCAGAATATGAGAGAGGAAATCCACTCGATACTCATAATTTTGATTTACCCACAAGAATCAATTCGACCAATATACCTTAGATGGGGCATTTACTTCagagaaaaatcctaaaagtagTTAAAGTACCAACAATTTAATGCTAATCTCTTAAAAACATAAAGACAATACTTGATTGAATATTTCtatattttttgggtttttctcAAAATAACTataaatgcataagacaataaTGACTAATATTTAGAAAGAGAATTGAATTTCACTTCGTCTAAACTTTCCCATTGTTTTTCTTTAACACATCTTCTTGCTCCCTTTACACTTCTGGTGTTATGAGTATTTCACTACTAGCCATCCACCACTTGATTGCAGCTTCTGTAATAGTCAGATGTTTCCAAGAATGACTAGGTGGAAAGGTGCCTTTCGAAGCCATTCGGTTTCACATGCTCTCCTCTGTTTAGAAGAGGCTACTGTTGaatatttaagtttttttttttcacttcacTTTTGATTTAGATTTGTCGGGATCCTTGGAAGAATCATTTGAACATTCGTGATGACGGGGATATCTGTGCTATGGCGCTTAGCATGCTTCGTTACTTGTTACGAGGCCCAGGTTACTGTGCTTGGTATCTTGGTGATAGATTCGGGAAGAAAATCGGTCAACCGAATGCAACACCTCACTTTCCCCTTCTTCGAGATACATGTTTAATTTATGCATCTTTTAACGATATGACAACTATGTCTCGCCTGCCGTAATGCTTGTATGAAGACTCGGTTGACCGTGACTTGGATTTTGGCACGTACTGGAAGTCTGTTTCTTTGGGTCTGTCTCTAGCCATTCATGCTCCAGATGAGAATTTTGTTGTGGAAGGTCTTGGTTTTTCCCCTCGTCCGTTGTTGACGGGATCCTCAAGTAACCCTCCTACTCAACAGGCTCCTTTAATCAGCTTGGGCATCTGATTTCTTCTTGGGATCTTAGAATACCCATCTTGGGTACTTCGAATATGATTCAAATTGAAGGTGGCCCTTTTGACCGAGAAGGCGTCGTCGGTTTACCTCTTTCGATCGATATACTAGAGGTATCTTCATTATGACTGCTTTTCTTTGATCACAAACACCCTGTCTAACATGTACCTTTTATTAGGTCTCGAAAGTTTTTCAAGAATACCTGCTTCGTCTCGTGGATAGCCGAGATCTCCATCTAAATTCGGTAGTAGATGAGATGTATTGGATCATGTTGAGGAATGACGCCATCAGCAGAGAGTCTTTAGAGCGGCAAACACGAATTGAAGCTCTTTCTGAAGAATTTTCTATACTATGACTGCTTCATGAGGTTGactagaatattttttttttcatttttttatatttttttttttgaatagggaAAAGGAGCTATTGGGTCGGACGGGTGACAGAAGTGGGTCGGTTTTTTTATTTCGGATGATACCCGGATAGGTGGTTTAATGGAGCCATAATTCACTGATTTATatacttcgtcttcttcttctcgacTATtagcttctcttttttttttggatatccGTCTCCTCTTCTTTCAGCGTTCATCAGATCATTGTTGTTTACCAGATTTGGATTTGATCTGTTCTCTTAACCACTGTCTTCATGTTCTTCTACTTTCTGCTTGTTTGGTTTATTGCTGTCGTGATCATTTACTGGTGGAATGTGGAAAACGAAcctgagaagatgaagaacatattCTTTGAAGTTGCGCTAACTGAAGTGAGATGTCTTCGGTTGAATCTCAACACAGATATGCACAAATCTTCTTTTTCCTATGCTCGATGTGAACACACCTTTAGATCCAGCTTTATGTTCGGCTCGGAGATGACGATCTGAGGATGTAGGTAAAGATACAAGACCATTCCATATGAAGCTTCAAAATATGTACTATGATGAATCCAGATTCAAATTTGAAACCAGATTTAGATTTAGATGTATTCTGACAAGTATGGATGATCTTCCTGTGATGAAGATATCTGAATCAAATGTGTCACATGAGCACTTTGACCGTCAGGGACCATTAGTTTCGATCAATGGGAAATGGTGAAGAAGTTGGGTCTCAGTCCACACTCAGATAAAATCATCTCCTTTCTTTATTCGGTCTTTTCACTTCTTCATCTTTGGTTTATCGtcagatcatttttttttatcatgtatCCTTCAGATGAATAATTGTTCTTGATTTTTTGTATACAATTCATGTAAGtccttcttttgtgaatgaagtaTTTTTTTTTGTGGTGCTCTTGTCCTTAACTTGACTTGTACTGTCTTCATAGATCACTGGCTCCGGTGAAGATATCTTAACTTAGATGATTCATATTGCACAAGTATCATTAAAAAACACTGAAGAGATTGATTAGGCATAACTTATGATTCAAGATgatatcttaaaaaaaaaatcttcagttaCCTATAGGTTTGTGCGTGGAACAGTAACATCCTAAGGTTTTCCTCATcggcattttttttttgcaaacaataTTTACAGAATTTAATAAACCGCAAAATATTGAGATAATTAATTTGGAGAGTTTGGCTCAGTTGACATTGCTCATAACACCATATCCAATCCTAAGCATTTCATCATTGACAAActcccctatttttattattttatttttttttttgaaaaaaaacctttgaaatcattttttttttcaaaacaaattgaTGAAGTATAAAAATGGTACTCAAAACAATAGTAAGTGTTGACAAACCAGTTGTTCTGTTGAGAGGATGTCGGGCTTGGGCATGCTGGAATGTTGCCTTTGATTAGGTGTAATACCTCTTGAGTTGATCCGCATTCGTGGGTCTTAGATGTTCTTCTACATCCAAGTCCAGCGATTGTACTACCATTCCCTgaaaaatcattttgaaaataaatGGGCCTTACCACTTCGGCTTGAATTTTCCCCTTGCATCGGTGTGCTTGACTGGACGGATTTCTTTGAGCACAAGATCTCCTTCGTTGAAGTTGCGCGGTGGCACATGTTTGTTGAAACTACGTGCAACTCTATTCTGGTAAGCTTGAGAATGGCAGGATGCTGCTAACTTGTTTTAATCGATAAGATTTAGTTTCTCAACTCTTACTTTTACCTATTCATCTTTAGGTAACTGACTCTCATTTAGAACCCTTAGAGTTGGAATTTCCACCTCTATGGGATGCATTGCCTCGATACCGTATGTGAGAGAGAAAGGTGTAGCCCCAGTCGCGGTGCGAATTCAGGTTATGTATTCCCACAAAGAATATGGTAATTTATCACTCCATTCTGTGTATGTCTCCGttattttcttcaagattttgataaGTGTCATGTTGGCTGCTTCTACCGCTCTGTTGGTTTGATGCGGATACGGTGAGTCTAGATGGTGCTTAATCTTGTACTTTCCAAGCAGTTCTTCGGTTTCTTCACCGATAAAGTTTGACCCATTTTCTTATATTATTTCATGTGGAACTCCATATCTGAAGATGATGCGGCTTCATATGAAATCGACCGTAGGCTTTCCTTTGAAACTTCTGGTCGAAAtggcttcaacccacttggtgaagtagtcAATTGCAACAAAGATGTACTTGTGTCCgttggaagatggatggattttaCGTATGAGATCGATTCCCCGGGTAGAAATGGCCATGGAGATGATAAAGTATGAAGTTTAGAAGGAGGTACATGCATAAGGTTCTCATGTATCTGACATTGGTGACACCTCATGACGAAGTTACAGCAATCAGACATCATTGTTTCCCAGTAGTATCCTAGGAGAGCTATCTGCCTACTCATCATGCGTACATTCATGTGAGGaccacactcactactgtgtacTCTCTCCAGGATCTTTCTTGCTTCGTGTTCGTTCACACATCATAACAGAGTTCCGTCTCTTGATACTTTGTAAAGAACATTTGCAAATATTGTGTACTGACATGCCACCCTTCGGATGTATCTCCTTTTTGTTGTTTAATTAAATTATATGGGTATGACTGCCCTTCGAGGTACCTTTGAATATCAACAAACCAAGGAACGCCGTCTAATTGTTCAAAAATGACTTGAATGGCATAACATAAGGAAGGTTCACCTCTTTGGCTTATTTTGATGGGTTTCACCGTCATTCCTTCGGGTAATGCAAGCCAAGAAGCTAAAACAACAAGAGCATTAGCACCATAATTTTTGTTTCTAAAGATGTGGTGGGATTCGATGTGATCAAATTGATTGGTGAGATCTTCCAGGTATGTATGATATTGGGATAACTGCTCATTAACTTTCCACTCCTTCTGGATTTTATTTATGATTAGTAGTGAATCTCCGTACACTATGATACTTTTGACATTGACTTCAATAACATCTTTCAGTCCAGCTATGCAGGCTTAATATTCTGCAACATTATTAGAGAATGAAAAACATAGCCTGGTAAAAATAGGTGTATGGACACCTTCTTGTGACTCTAACAGTgcccccacgcctcttccttgtTTGTTACGGGTGCCATCAAAATACATCTTCCATGGTTTATCTTCGGTCACATCAGCATACATCACCCATTCGTCTGGGAACTCAATCTTCAGCTAAGTGTTGTCGAGGATAGGATGTGATGCTAGATGATCGGCGATTGCTCTTCCTTTGACAGATTTCTGCGTAATGTATGGACTATCAAACTCGGAGAGCAATAATTGCCATTTTGACATTCTTCCGGATAAAACGGGCTTCTCGAACAAGTATTTTATAGGATCCATCCTTGATAGTAATTGAATCTTATGAGACAACATGTAATGTTGAATACGTTGGGTTTCCCAGAAAAGTGCCAAGCAAGTCTTTTCCAGCATGGTATATTTTGACTCGTACCTTGAAAGAGTTTTTCTGAAGTAGTATATGGCCCTTTCCTTGCCGCTGTCTTCATGATACTGCCCCAACATTGCTCCCGTAGAGGTTTCGGTGACCGAGAGGTATAAAATCAAAGGAACACCAGGGGTAGGGGAAACAAGTACTGGTGGATTCAGATATTTATGGATCTTTTCAAATGCTTCTTGACATTCATGATTCCACACAGTAGGCACATTCTTTCTTAGCAACTTGATTATCGGCTCGCATATTGAAGTGAGTTGATTTATGAATCGACTTATGTATTGTAGTCGACCCAAAAATCCCCTGATTTCCTTTTTTGTTCTTGGTGGAGACATCTCGATGATAGCTTTATCCTTTGATGGGTAGCATTCAACTCCTCTGTTGCTGACGACGAAACCTAGCAATTTCCCGGACTTGGCGCCAAACAAACACTTTTTGGTATTGAGCTTAAGTTGGAATTTTCGAAGACTTTGGAAAACCTTTCTTAAAACAATTACATGATCCTTGCTATGTGCAGATTTTGCCACCATGTCGTCGACATAAATCTCTAGCTCCTTGTGTATCATGACGTGGAAGATGGTCTTCATGGCTCGCTGGTATGTGGCTCCGGCATTCTTTAATTCGAAGGGCATAACTACGTGACAAAATATTCCCCACGGAGTGATGACGGATGTTTTATTCATATCTTCTTATGCCATTCTGATTTGTTATATCCGGAGAAGCCATCCATGAACGAAAGACATCCTTTCGCAGAGGTGTTTTCGACCAAGATATAGATATGTGGTAAAGGGAAATCATCATTTGGGATTGCTTTATTCAATTTGCAGTactcgatgcatatccttacctTTCCTTATTTCTTTGGAATAGGTACAATATTACACATCCATTCAGTAGAAGTGACTGATTTCAGAAAGCCTGCGTTGAGCTGCTTCTCCACTTCTTCTTTGACTTTTAAGGTCCATTCTGACCTTAGTCTCCTGATCTTTTGTTTGACCGGCTTTACATCTGGATAAGTTGGCAAACGATGGACCACTAAGTCAGTATCCAGCCCAGGCATGTCTTCGGAAGACCAGGCAAAGACGTCCTCGAACTCGGCGAGTAGCTCGATCATCTCTTTCCTTTCTTCAGCGGATAATGTTGTATCGATCTTCATATTTTACAGTTGTTCTTCCGTTCCCAAGTTGATTGTTTCTTCTTCCATGAATTCTGgctctttttcatgtttttcgACGCTGTTTTGGATTTCTTCTGGAACGTCTTTTCGGCAGGTtatcatttcttcatcctcatgcCCAAAATTTCCTGCAATTTCATCTTCCAAATCCAAGACGTCATATTGGTTTTCACACTCTTTTATTTCTAATATCACACTTTCTACATTTTttgtttttcgattttttttattatttaattttaaAGGTGCACTAAACATACAAATACCATCCTCCGGGTCACACGAGGATTCTTGCGGTTCATCCTTCATCAGTTGTGGACCCTCATCATCCATTCTTAccaggttgtttttttttttttggcgtcGGAAGAATATCCGACATCCTTTGCAGCTTCGTTGGGAATTATCATGCAGATGCTTTTATCATATCGTTGTTCCATGAATTTTGCATTGCTTCTCCAGAATCTCTCCTTTTGTTCTTCGAGGTATTGTTCCAGATTCTGATTGATGGCATCTGGTCAAACTTATGAAAAATACTCGATGAAAGCATTGATCGTTTCTGTCCACGCTGCTTGTTGTACGCGGTTATCGGTTGAGTACCATACAGATGCACCACCATTTAAACTTTTTCCAAAGTATTGTTTCAAGTCCTCCTCATACATATCCAATGTACCATAAGAATTATTTGAGGTGTTTGATGGGGGAGACTTTACCGTTATAGATAGAAAATTTCCTCCTTTTAGGAAATCGCAACCCTAAGCATGTAATAGCCATACATTCTTGGATCGTTCCTTCAGTTTTCTGTGTTCAGCTTGTTGGACTCTCCTTTTGATAAAGGACTTCCAATTCACACCCATCCTCTCCTTTATGTCCGCCGGATTCTCCTGCGCTGTTAGTAGGAGATGGATAAAAAAGATGACTTATACCTTCATAAACAGGTTCCTTGGCTTCCTTTTGTTTGCTAGAACTTTGGTACGGTTTATTACTACGGGTGTAATCTTTGCTGGTGCGCTTGGTGCTGGAAAATTGTCTTCTACCTTACGGACGAACCATTCTAGGAAGGACAGCTGGCGGCTCCAATCGATCCCTTGGTCTTCCTGCTTCTTTCTGAAGGTTGTAG includes the following:
- the LOC113286521 gene encoding histone H3.v1-like; the encoded protein is MILRKLHQRKLSSKLLIRKRCEPKQSQDVKRKKKDMKIERSESEEEEDEEEEEEEPDHQCVVYEPDALSSCYASERGGFTPTQASMMNLSPFGKFYNWVSTADMELFDGKSSQLMDEDSDIAELASGIKVSDSDTTPRDGRWDFAAVKKSMLKKHITDLKELLVASGVKKEVRVESSVGPSVNASSAEPSVPLSQNFPRNETLVELVSSIEQPTQKSFLGVIILDSQDQTASQGLQSSPYKLTDLEKAVNLSSDKETDTPKELHTTPNMATTQKRI